One stretch of Callospermophilus lateralis isolate mCalLat2 chromosome 11, mCalLat2.hap1, whole genome shotgun sequence DNA includes these proteins:
- the Krt35 gene encoding keratin, type I cuticular Ha5 isoform X2, translating into MASKCLKTSFSSGSLKSPGGTGGGSSRVSTIYSSSSCKLPSLSRGARSFSVCTAGLGRSSSRASGGLPALCLPTGGFATSYSMGGGWFGEGILTGNEKETMQSLNDRLASYLEKVRQLEQENASLESRIREWCEQQVPYMCPDYQSYFRTIEELQKKTLCSKAENARLVVQIDNAKLAADDFRTKYETEVSLRQLVEADINGLRRILDDLTLCKADLEAQVESLKEELLCLKKNHEEEVNSLRCQLGDRLNVEVDAAPPVDLNRVLDEMRCQYETLVENNRRDAEDWFDTQTEELNQQVVSSSEQLQSCQAEIIELRRTVNSLEIELQAQQSMRDALDSTLAETEARYSSQLSQMQCMISNVESQLAEIRADLERQNQEYQVLLDVRARLECEINTYRGLLESEDSNYLTLSIS; encoded by the exons atggcttccaaatgcctcaaGACCAGCTTTTCCTCGGGATCCCTCAAGAGCCCAGGAGGGACCGGAGGGGGCTCCAGTCGTGTATCCACCATCTATTCCAGCAGCTCTTGCAAGCTCCCGAGTCTCTCCCGGGGGGCCCGAAGTTTCTCTGTGTGCACGGCCGGGCTGGGCAGAAGCAGCTCCAGGGCTTCTGGTGGCCTCCCTGCTCTCTGCCTCCCCACTGGAGGCTTTGCCACCAGCTACAGCATGGGTGGGGGCTGGTTTGGGGAGGGAATCCTCACTGGCAACGAGAAGGAGACCATGCAGTCCCTGAACGACCGGCTGGCCAGCTACCTGGAGAAGGTGCGCCAGTTGGAGCAGGAGAACGCCAGCCTGGAGAGCCGCATTCGGGAGTGGTGTGAGCAGCAGGTGCCCTACATGTGCCCCGACTACCAGTCCTACTTCCGGACCATCGAGGAGCTCCAGAAGAAG ACTCTTTGCAGCAAGGCAGAGAACGCCCGGCTGGTGGTGCAGATTGACAACGCCAAGCTGGCTGCCGACGACTTCAGGACCAA GTATGAGACAGAAGTGTCCCTGCGGCAGCTGGTGGAGGCTGACATCAATGGCCTGCGCAGGATCTTGGATGATCTGACCTTGTGCAaggctgacctggaggcacaggtgGAGTCCCTGAAAGAGGAGCTGCTCTGCCTCAAGAAGAACCATGAGGAG GAAGTGAACTCACTGCGCTGCCAGCTTGGTGACCGGCTCAATGTCGAGGTGGATGCAGCTCCACCTGTGGACCTGAACCGTGTTCTGGATGAGATGAGGTGCCAGTATGAGACTCTGGTGGAGAATAACCGCCGGGATGCTGAAGACTGGTTTGACACCCAG ACGGAGGAGCTGAACCAGCAGGTGGTGTCCAGCTCAGAGCAGCTGCAGTCCTGTCAGGCAGAGATCATTGAGCTGAGACGCACAGTTAATTCCCTGGAGATCGAACTGCAGGCCCAGCAGAGCATG AGAGATGCTTTGGACTCCACCTTGGCAGAGACAGAGGCCCGCTACAGCTCCCAGCTGTCCCAGATGCAGTGCATGATCAGCAACGTGGAGTCCCAGCTGGCTGAGATCCGGGCTGACCTGGAGCGTCAGAACCAGGAGTACCAGGTGCTGCTGGATGTCCGGGCCCGGCTGGAATGTGAGATCAACACGTACCGGGGCCTGCTGGAGAGCGAGGACAGCAA TTACCTGACTCTTTCTATCTCCTAG
- the Krt35 gene encoding keratin, type I cuticular Ha5 isoform X1 codes for MASKCLKTSFSSGSLKSPGGTGGGSSRVSTIYSSSSCKLPSLSRGARSFSVCTAGLGRSSSRASGGLPALCLPTGGFATSYSMGGGWFGEGILTGNEKETMQSLNDRLASYLEKVRQLEQENASLESRIREWCEQQVPYMCPDYQSYFRTIEELQKKTLCSKAENARLVVQIDNAKLAADDFRTKYETEVSLRQLVEADINGLRRILDDLTLCKADLEAQVESLKEELLCLKKNHEEEVNSLRCQLGDRLNVEVDAAPPVDLNRVLDEMRCQYETLVENNRRDAEDWFDTQTEELNQQVVSSSEQLQSCQAEIIELRRTVNSLEIELQAQQSMRDALDSTLAETEARYSSQLSQMQCMISNVESQLAEIRADLERQNQEYQVLLDVRARLECEINTYRGLLESEDSKLPCNPCASDCSSSKSSFPCLPAASCGPGIARTTCSPRPVCVPCPGGRF; via the exons atggcttccaaatgcctcaaGACCAGCTTTTCCTCGGGATCCCTCAAGAGCCCAGGAGGGACCGGAGGGGGCTCCAGTCGTGTATCCACCATCTATTCCAGCAGCTCTTGCAAGCTCCCGAGTCTCTCCCGGGGGGCCCGAAGTTTCTCTGTGTGCACGGCCGGGCTGGGCAGAAGCAGCTCCAGGGCTTCTGGTGGCCTCCCTGCTCTCTGCCTCCCCACTGGAGGCTTTGCCACCAGCTACAGCATGGGTGGGGGCTGGTTTGGGGAGGGAATCCTCACTGGCAACGAGAAGGAGACCATGCAGTCCCTGAACGACCGGCTGGCCAGCTACCTGGAGAAGGTGCGCCAGTTGGAGCAGGAGAACGCCAGCCTGGAGAGCCGCATTCGGGAGTGGTGTGAGCAGCAGGTGCCCTACATGTGCCCCGACTACCAGTCCTACTTCCGGACCATCGAGGAGCTCCAGAAGAAG ACTCTTTGCAGCAAGGCAGAGAACGCCCGGCTGGTGGTGCAGATTGACAACGCCAAGCTGGCTGCCGACGACTTCAGGACCAA GTATGAGACAGAAGTGTCCCTGCGGCAGCTGGTGGAGGCTGACATCAATGGCCTGCGCAGGATCTTGGATGATCTGACCTTGTGCAaggctgacctggaggcacaggtgGAGTCCCTGAAAGAGGAGCTGCTCTGCCTCAAGAAGAACCATGAGGAG GAAGTGAACTCACTGCGCTGCCAGCTTGGTGACCGGCTCAATGTCGAGGTGGATGCAGCTCCACCTGTGGACCTGAACCGTGTTCTGGATGAGATGAGGTGCCAGTATGAGACTCTGGTGGAGAATAACCGCCGGGATGCTGAAGACTGGTTTGACACCCAG ACGGAGGAGCTGAACCAGCAGGTGGTGTCCAGCTCAGAGCAGCTGCAGTCCTGTCAGGCAGAGATCATTGAGCTGAGACGCACAGTTAATTCCCTGGAGATCGAACTGCAGGCCCAGCAGAGCATG AGAGATGCTTTGGACTCCACCTTGGCAGAGACAGAGGCCCGCTACAGCTCCCAGCTGTCCCAGATGCAGTGCATGATCAGCAACGTGGAGTCCCAGCTGGCTGAGATCCGGGCTGACCTGGAGCGTCAGAACCAGGAGTACCAGGTGCTGCTGGATGTCCGGGCCCGGCTGGAATGTGAGATCAACACGTACCGGGGCCTGCTGGAGAGCGAGGACAGCAA GCTCCCCTGCAACCCGTGTGCCTCTGACTGCTCATCCTCCAAGTCAAGCTTCCCCTGCCTTCCTGCAGCCTCCTGTGGTCCAGGCATAGCCCGCACGACCTGCAGCCCCCGCCCTGTTTGCGTGCCCTGCCCAGGGGGTCGGTTCTGA
- the Krt32 gene encoding keratin, type I cuticular Ha2, with protein MTSNCCVTNTSPASVKGCPRPSSVCSSSMSCRPELCLGYVCQPMQSLPSICMPPSYRPASCLSKTFLPSSCRPSSCWPAGGISSSLGTYGWYYEGSFNSNEKEIMQALNDRLASYLEKVRQLERENASLESKIQEACQSQVLTLCPDYQSYFKIIEELQQKVLCTKAENARMVVHIDNAKLAADDFRTKYETELSLRQLVEADINGLRRILDELTLCKADLEAQVESLKEELLCLKKNHEEEVNTLRCQLGDRLNIEVDAAPPVDLTRMLEEMRCQYETMVESNHRDVEEWFNLQMEELNQQVATSSEQLQNYQSDIIDLRRTVNTLEIELQAQHSLRGSLENTLAETEARYSSQLGQMQCMITNVESQLADIRCDLERQNQEYKVLLDVKARLECEINTYRGLLESEDSKLPCNPCSTPSGQSCTPSPCVPRPVGVPRTFCVPCSPCSPGRY; from the exons ATGACATCCAACTGCTGTGTCACCAATACCTCGCCAGCTTCTGTCAAGGGCTGCCCTCGGCCTTCCTCCGTCTGCTCCAGCAGCATGAGCTGCAGGCCCGAGCTGTGCCTGGGGTATGTGTGCCAGCCCATGCAGAGCCTGCCTTCCATCTGCATGCCTCCCAGCTACCGGCCAGCCAGCTGCCTCTCCAAGACCTTCCTGCCCAGCTCCTGCAGGCCCAGCAGCTGCTGGCCGGCCGGGGGCATCTCCAGCTCCCTGGGTACCTATGGCTGGTACTATGAGGGCTCCTTCAACAGCAATGAGAAGGAGATCATGCAGGCCCTGAATGACCGCCTGGCCAGCTACCTGGAGAAGGTGCGTCAGCTGGAGAGGGAGAACGCCAGCCTCGAGAGCAAGATCCAAGAGGCCTGCCAGTCCCAGGTGCTCACCCTGTGTCCTGACTATCAGTCTTATTTCAAGATCATCGAGGAACTCCAGCAGAAG GTTCTGTGCACCAAGGCGGAGAACGCCAGGATGGTTGTGCACATCGACAATGCCAAGCTGGCTGCTGATGACTTCAGGACCAA GTACGAGACGGAGCTGTCCCTGCGGCAGCTGGTGGAGGCGGACATCAACGGCCTGCGCAGGATCCTGGACGAGCTGACCCTGTGCAAGGCCGACCTGGAGGCCCAGGTGGAGTCCCTGAAGGAGGAGCTGCTCTGCCTCAAGAAGAACCACGAGGAG GAAGTCAATACCCTCCGATGCCAGCTTGGAGACCGTCTTAACATCGAGGTGGATGCTGCACCCCCTGTGGACCTGACCAGGATGCTGGAGGAGATGAGGTGCCAGTACGAGACCATGGTGGAGAGCAACCACAGGGACGTGGAGGAGTGGTTCAACCTGCAG ATGGAGGAGCTTAACCAGCAGGTGGCCACGAGCTCAGAGCAGCTTCAGAACTACCAGTCGGACATCATTGATCTAAGACGAACAGTGAACACGCTGGAGATTGAGCTGCAGGCCCAGCACAGCCTG AGGGGCTCTCTGGAAAATACGCTGGCCGAGACAGAGGCCCGCTACAGTTCGCAGCTGGGCCAGATGCAGTGTATGATCACCAATGTGGAGTCCCAGCTGGCTGACATCCGCTGTGACCTGGAGCGGCAGAACCAGGAGTACAAGGTGCTGCTGGATGTCAAGGCTCGGCTGGAGTGTGAGATCAACACCTACCGGGGCCTGCTGGAAAGCGAGGACAGCAA GCTGCCCTGTAACCCGTGCTCCACTCCCTCCGGCCAGTCTTGCACGCCCTCGCCCTGTGTGCCCCGCCCGGTCGGGGTGCCCCGCACCTTCTGCGTGCCCTGCTCGCCTTGCTCCCCAGGCCGTTACTAA